One genomic segment of Xyrauchen texanus isolate HMW12.3.18 chromosome 5, RBS_HiC_50CHRs, whole genome shotgun sequence includes these proteins:
- the LOC127643726 gene encoding BTB/POZ domain-containing protein KCTD12-like: MDKGCGDASDHFTEIIELNVGGQVYVTRHSTLLSVPNSLLWTMFSQKKPTELTTDSKGRFFLDRDGFLFRYILDYLRDQTLVLPNYFKEKASLLKEAEYFQLQELARLLRPAVSKENSISEEVCQSDPEEAAFSGALAGTSIACAGPRSPSLDARKIGYITIGYRGSYTIGRDIQQDAKFRRVARITVCGKTSLAKEVFGETLNESRDPDRPPERYTSRYYLKYNFLEQAFDRLAEVGFHMVACSSTGTCAYSSNDPNEDKIWTSYTEYVFCRD, from the coding sequence ATGGACAAGGGTTGCGGCGACGCTTCAGACCATTTTACCGAAATTATTGAGCTCAATGTCGGAGGGCAAGTTTACGTTACGCGGCACTCAACTTTACTCTCCGTGCCAAATTCTTTACTTTGGACCATGTTCAGTCAGAAAAAACCCACGGAACTTACCACAGACAGCAAAGGACGCTTCTTTTTGGACAGGGATGGCTTTCTGTTCAgatatattttggattacttGCGGGACCAGACTCTGGTTTTGCCCAATTACTTCAAAGAGAAGGCGAGCCTTCTTAaagaggcagaatatttccaactCCAAGAGCTGGCGAGACTCCTGAGACCGGCTGTTAGTAAGGAGAACTCTATCAGCGAGGAGGTGTGCCAGAGCGACCCGGAGGAGGCTGCGTTCTCCGGCGCGCTCGCCGGTACCAGCATCGCCTGCGCTGGCCCTCGCTCACCATCCCTGGACGCGAGGAAAATCGGCTACATAACAATCGGTTACAGGGGGTCCTACACCATAGGACGAGACATCCAACAGGATGCCAAATTTCGGAGGGTGGCGAGGATCACCGTGTGTGGCAAAACGTCTCTGGCCAAAGAAGTTTTCGGGGAGACGCTAAACGAAAGCAGAGACCCCGACCGGCCCCCTGAGAGATACACGTCTCGCTATTACCTGAAGTATAATTTCCTGGAGCAAGCCTTCGACAGGCTGGCTGAGGTGGGTTTCCACATGGTTGCGTGTAGCTCCACGGGCACCTGCGCGTACTCGAGTAACGACCCCAACGAGGACAAAATCTGGACGAGTTACACCGAATATGTGTTTTGCAGGGATTGA